A stretch of the Mycobacterium shigaense genome encodes the following:
- a CDS encoding ATP-binding cassette domain-containing protein gives MVDQPGRDALLGLLSELPQRHQTALVHITHFDNEAASADRTISLSGAQDSTTMVQTAAPPPPTGAIMPGGRATAIELVDVGHEYNSGTPWAKTALRDINLVVEQGDGVLIHGGNGSGKSTLAWIMAGLTIPTTGACLIDGEPIHEHVGAVALSFQAARLQLMRRRVGLEVSSAAGFPRYDEGRVLAALAAVGLEPALAERRIDQLSGGQMRRVVLAGLLARSPRALILDEPLAGLDAPSQRSLLRLLADLRRQRGVTLMVISHDFVGLEEVCPRTVHLRNGALEPVSAAAGGMP, from the coding sequence ATGGTCGACCAACCGGGCCGAGACGCCCTGCTGGGCTTGCTGTCTGAGCTTCCGCAGCGTCACCAAACCGCGCTGGTGCACATCACGCACTTCGACAACGAGGCGGCTTCCGCGGACCGCACGATCAGTCTCAGCGGAGCCCAGGACAGCACCACCATGGTCCAGACCGCGGCGCCGCCACCCCCTACGGGTGCGATCATGCCGGGCGGACGCGCCACCGCGATCGAACTCGTCGACGTCGGGCACGAATACAACAGCGGCACACCGTGGGCCAAGACGGCGCTGCGCGACATCAACCTGGTGGTCGAGCAGGGCGACGGCGTGCTGATCCACGGCGGCAACGGGTCGGGAAAGTCGACGCTGGCCTGGATCATGGCCGGGCTGACGATTCCCACCACCGGCGCCTGCCTGATCGACGGGGAGCCCATCCACGAACACGTCGGCGCGGTGGCGCTGTCGTTCCAGGCGGCGCGGCTGCAGTTGATGCGCAGGCGGGTCGGCCTGGAAGTGTCGTCAGCAGCCGGCTTTCCACGCTACGACGAAGGCCGCGTGCTCGCGGCGTTGGCCGCGGTCGGGCTCGAACCCGCGCTGGCCGAGCGCCGTATCGACCAACTCAGCGGCGGCCAGATGCGCCGCGTGGTGCTGGCCGGGCTGCTGGCCCGGTCGCCGCGCGCGCTGATCCTCGACGAGCCGCTGGCCGGACTGGACGCCCCCAGCCAGCGCAGCCTGCTGCGGCTGCTCGCGGACCTGCGCCGGCAGCGGGGTGTGACGCTGATGGTCATCTCGCACGACTTCGTCGGGCTCGAAGAGGTGTGTCCGCGGACGGTACATCTGCGAAACGGCGCGCTCGAGCCGGTGTCGGCGGCGGCCGGAGGCATGCCGTGA
- a CDS encoding SRPBCC family protein has translation MADIHRSRTIAAPADEIWSVLADFGSISSWASNADHSCILFSGADGAAVGTARRIQVKRDTLVERITEFTPPHALGYDIEGLPKRLRRVSNRWTLTPAGAGATDVTLTSTVEIGPRPGEKLAERLLCRVVARQSDSMLAGLAKRMENVHV, from the coding sequence GTGGCCGATATCCATCGCTCTCGCACCATCGCGGCGCCCGCAGACGAAATCTGGAGCGTTCTGGCGGACTTCGGCTCGATCAGTTCGTGGGCGTCCAACGCTGATCACTCGTGCATCCTGTTTTCCGGCGCCGACGGTGCGGCGGTCGGCACCGCTCGGCGCATCCAGGTCAAACGGGACACGCTGGTCGAGCGGATCACCGAGTTCACCCCGCCGCACGCGCTCGGCTACGACATCGAGGGCTTGCCCAAACGCCTGCGCCGGGTGAGCAACCGCTGGACGCTGACGCCCGCCGGGGCCGGTGCCACCGACGTCACCCTCACCAGCACCGTCGAAATCGGGCCCCGTCCAGGCGAAAAGCTGGCCGAACGTCTGCTGTGCCGCGTGGTGGCCCGGCAGTCCGATTCGATGCTCGCCGGCCTCGCGAAGCGAATGGAGAACGTGCATGTCTGA
- a CDS encoding acyl-CoA dehydrogenase family protein, which translates to MAPQTTSTAHHLRNALDGRFRDAKNQTREWLSQDQFRPHYTPNTVLARAKVFEQMKLIAAAGIPDEGFRKEHGGTGDVGAAITMIEMLAMSDLSLMVKARVQWGLFGGAVENLGTERHHEPYVKKVISLELRGCFAMTETGHGSDVQSLETTATYDAETEEFVIDSPTPSSRKDYIGGAAETATVAAVFAQLITTENGEPVNHGVHCVLVPIRDADGNDLPGVTTSDCHYKGGLPGVDNGRIMFDHVRVPRVNLLNKYGDVDVDGTYSSPVENPNRRFFTMIGTLIRGRITVGGSAGNAARVALDIATRYALQRRQFTAPDDDGEVLIMDYLVHQRRLFPLIARSYALQFAQNELVSKCHDLQTSDFPDAEEQRELESRAAGLKAANTWHASRAIQEAREACGGAGYMAENRLIALRADTDVFTTFEGDNHVLTQLVAKELLTAYADDIKSMSPVDWVRFAANTVGERVMKRTAAEQIMQTIVDARQDSEEEGSLFNRGTQVNMFEEREEYLLSSVARRLQGKSKEMSAFDAFNAVQDHVLHAASAHIDRIVLEAFVAGIDSCDNAEARELLEIVCDLYALSVIEEDKAWYIEHGYLSTGRAKAVTRGINDRCRALRPHARTLVDGFGIPEPLRYAEMLHPENLPG; encoded by the coding sequence ATGGCGCCACAGACGACGAGCACCGCCCACCACCTGCGTAATGCCTTGGACGGGCGGTTCCGCGACGCGAAGAACCAGACCCGAGAATGGCTGAGCCAGGATCAGTTCCGCCCGCACTACACCCCCAACACAGTTCTGGCGCGCGCCAAAGTCTTCGAGCAGATGAAGCTGATTGCCGCCGCGGGCATCCCCGACGAGGGCTTCCGCAAGGAACACGGCGGCACCGGCGATGTGGGCGCAGCTATCACGATGATCGAGATGCTCGCGATGTCGGACCTGTCCTTGATGGTCAAGGCCAGAGTGCAGTGGGGCCTGTTCGGCGGGGCGGTCGAGAATCTGGGCACCGAGCGCCATCACGAGCCGTACGTGAAGAAGGTCATCAGCCTCGAGCTGCGCGGCTGTTTCGCGATGACGGAGACCGGGCACGGCAGCGACGTCCAGTCGCTCGAGACGACGGCGACCTACGACGCCGAGACCGAAGAATTCGTCATCGACTCCCCCACGCCGTCGTCCCGCAAGGACTACATCGGCGGGGCCGCCGAGACTGCCACTGTCGCAGCGGTTTTCGCTCAATTGATCACGACCGAGAACGGTGAACCGGTCAACCACGGCGTGCATTGCGTCCTGGTGCCGATCCGCGACGCCGACGGCAACGACCTGCCCGGGGTGACGACGTCGGACTGCCACTACAAGGGCGGTCTGCCCGGCGTCGACAACGGCCGCATAATGTTCGACCACGTCCGCGTTCCGCGGGTCAATCTGCTGAACAAGTACGGCGACGTCGACGTCGACGGCACCTACAGCTCGCCGGTCGAGAACCCCAACCGCCGGTTCTTCACGATGATCGGCACGCTGATCCGCGGCCGGATCACCGTCGGCGGCAGCGCCGGTAACGCCGCTCGCGTCGCACTCGACATCGCCACTCGATATGCGTTGCAGCGCAGGCAATTCACCGCACCCGACGACGATGGCGAAGTCCTGATCATGGACTACCTGGTGCATCAACGGCGCCTATTTCCCTTGATAGCAAGGTCATACGCGTTGCAGTTCGCCCAGAACGAACTGGTGTCCAAGTGTCACGATCTGCAGACGTCGGACTTCCCGGACGCCGAGGAACAACGCGAACTGGAATCGCGTGCCGCCGGGTTGAAGGCGGCCAACACCTGGCACGCCAGCCGCGCGATTCAGGAGGCGCGCGAGGCGTGTGGCGGCGCGGGCTACATGGCCGAGAACCGGCTGATTGCGCTGCGGGCCGACACCGACGTGTTCACCACCTTCGAGGGCGACAACCACGTGCTGACCCAGCTGGTCGCCAAGGAGCTGCTGACCGCCTACGCCGACGACATCAAGAGCATGAGCCCGGTTGACTGGGTTCGGTTCGCCGCCAACACCGTTGGCGAGCGGGTGATGAAACGCACCGCAGCCGAGCAGATCATGCAAACGATCGTCGACGCCCGCCAGGACAGCGAAGAGGAGGGCAGCCTGTTCAACCGGGGCACGCAGGTGAACATGTTCGAGGAGCGCGAGGAGTATCTGCTGTCGTCGGTGGCACGACGACTGCAGGGCAAGTCCAAGGAGATGTCGGCGTTCGACGCGTTTAACGCCGTGCAGGATCACGTGTTGCACGCGGCCAGCGCGCACATCGACCGGATCGTGCTGGAAGCCTTCGTCGCCGGCATCGACTCCTGTGACAACGCCGAAGCGCGTGAGCTCTTGGAGATCGTCTGCGATCTGTATGCGTTGTCGGTGATCGAAGAGGACAAGGCCTGGTATATCGAGCACGGCTACCTGTCCACGGGCCGCGCCAAGGCGGTCACCCGGGGGATCAACGATCGGTGCCGCGCGTTGCGCCCGCACGCCCGAACGCTGGTCGACGGATTCGGCATCCCGGAACCGCTCCGTTACGCCGAGATGCTGCACCCGGAGAATTTGCCGGGCTGA
- a CDS encoding energy-coupling factor transporter transmembrane component T family protein, with product MTAAPAAARGPSRRPARPVVLLVPVPGTSPIHELWAGTKLLVVFGISVLLTFYPGWLSIGLVGALVLAAARLARIPRGALPSVPRLMWLVLALAGVTAALAGGHPVVSVGGLDNIGLGGILNFVRLTTLSVVLLGLGALVSWTTNVAEIGPALASLSRPFRLFRIPVDEWAVATALALRAFPMLIDEFQVLYAARRLRPKQIPQSRRARRQQQVREMIDLLAAAITVTMRRADEMGDAITARGGTGQLAAAPTRPKLADWFTLAIVCSASGAAIAIETIYHLTQ from the coding sequence GTGACCGCGGCCCCGGCCGCCGCCCGAGGCCCGTCGCGGCGTCCGGCGCGCCCGGTTGTGTTGCTGGTTCCGGTTCCGGGCACCTCGCCCATCCACGAGCTGTGGGCCGGCACCAAATTGCTGGTCGTGTTTGGTATCTCGGTGTTGCTGACGTTCTATCCGGGCTGGCTGTCGATCGGGTTGGTCGGCGCCCTGGTGTTGGCCGCGGCCCGGCTAGCCCGAATTCCGCGCGGTGCCCTGCCGTCGGTGCCGCGCCTGATGTGGCTGGTTCTCGCGCTCGCCGGTGTGACGGCCGCGCTGGCCGGCGGCCACCCGGTGGTCTCCGTCGGCGGGTTGGACAACATCGGACTCGGCGGGATCTTGAACTTTGTGCGGCTCACCACGCTGTCGGTGGTGCTGCTCGGGCTGGGCGCGCTGGTGTCCTGGACGACCAATGTCGCCGAAATCGGGCCCGCATTGGCGTCTTTGAGCCGTCCGTTCAGGCTGTTCCGCATCCCGGTCGACGAGTGGGCGGTGGCCACCGCGCTCGCGCTGCGCGCCTTCCCGATGCTGATCGACGAATTCCAGGTGCTCTACGCCGCGCGCCGGCTGCGCCCCAAGCAGATACCGCAGAGTCGCAGGGCGCGGCGGCAGCAGCAGGTGCGCGAGATGATCGATCTGCTGGCCGCGGCCATCACGGTGACCATGCGCCGCGCCGACGAGATGGGCGACGCGATTACCGCCCGCGGCGGTACCGGTCAGCTCGCGGCGGCGCCGACGAGACCGAAACTCGCGGACTGGTTTACGCTCGCGATCGTGTGCTCGGCGAGCGGGGCAGCGATCGCCATCGAGACGATCTACCACCTGACGCAATAA
- a CDS encoding MarR family winged helix-turn-helix transcriptional regulator codes for MSKLVETANTEQQQGLGADLLAVVARLNRLATQRIQMPLPAAQARLLATIEMRGEARIGDLAAVDHCSQPTMTTQVRRLEDAGLVSRTVDPGDARAVRIQITPEGRRTLNAVRADRAAAIEPQLATLAPEDRRVLGDAVKVLRRLVDSAAPARRGPVSSARP; via the coding sequence ATGAGCAAGCTTGTCGAGACCGCGAACACCGAGCAGCAGCAGGGCCTGGGCGCGGACCTGCTCGCCGTCGTGGCGCGGCTCAACAGGCTGGCCACACAGCGCATTCAGATGCCGCTGCCGGCGGCGCAGGCCCGGTTGCTGGCAACCATCGAGATGCGCGGCGAGGCCCGGATCGGCGACCTGGCCGCCGTCGATCATTGCTCGCAGCCGACGATGACCACACAGGTGCGCCGGCTCGAGGACGCGGGCTTGGTCAGCCGGACCGTCGACCCCGGCGACGCCCGGGCGGTCCGGATCCAGATCACGCCCGAGGGGCGACGGACGTTGAACGCGGTGCGCGCCGACCGCGCCGCCGCGATCGAACCGCAACTGGCCACGCTGGCCCCCGAGGACCGCAGGGTGCTCGGCGACGCCGTCAAGGTGCTGCGCCGCCTGGTCGACAGTGCCGCTCCGGCCCGCCGCGGCCCGGTGAGCAGCGCCCGGCCCTAG
- a CDS encoding MFS transporter gives MSSRHLSHWDAEDLVAWEAGGKTIARRNLIWSVVNVHLGYSIWSLWPVMALFMPRDVYGFSAGDKLLLGITATLAGALLRPTYAVATAVFGGRTLAMFSAFVLLVPTLGALVLLAHPGLPLWPYVVCAALTGMGGGNFAASASNANAFYPHRLKGMALGLSGGLGNLGVPMIQIVGLVVIAVAGDRQPYWVCGFYLLLLTIAGLGATLFMNNVAQHRLESGRLRSILSAVVSTRDTWLLSLLYLGSFGSFIGFAFAFGQILQTAFVAGGQSVSAAALHAAELAFIGPLLAAVARIYGGRLADRVGGGRVTCAVFVAMVLTAGMLIGVATVEDPHAGPVSGGSMAGYVACFIALFTLAGLGNGSVYKMIPTVFAASSHRLDVDEAERSDWARVISGIVIGFVAGVGTLGGVGINLALRESFVATGTMTSAFWVFLAFYVFAAGLTWVRYVRRPLGAPSGAASVTAG, from the coding sequence GTGAGTTCGCGTCACCTTTCTCATTGGGATGCAGAGGATCTGGTGGCCTGGGAAGCCGGCGGCAAGACCATCGCGCGGCGCAACCTGATCTGGTCGGTCGTGAACGTGCACCTGGGTTACTCGATCTGGTCGCTGTGGCCGGTCATGGCGCTGTTCATGCCCAGGGATGTGTACGGTTTTTCGGCGGGCGACAAGCTGCTGCTCGGCATCACAGCCACGCTGGCCGGGGCGCTGCTGCGGCCGACGTACGCAGTGGCCACCGCAGTCTTCGGCGGGCGCACCCTGGCCATGTTCTCGGCGTTCGTGCTGCTGGTGCCGACGCTCGGGGCGCTGGTGCTGTTGGCGCACCCTGGCCTGCCGCTGTGGCCTTACGTGGTGTGTGCGGCGCTGACGGGAATGGGCGGCGGCAATTTCGCGGCCTCGGCGAGCAACGCCAACGCCTTCTATCCGCACCGGCTCAAGGGAATGGCGCTGGGGCTTTCCGGCGGCCTCGGCAATCTCGGGGTGCCGATGATCCAGATCGTCGGGCTGGTCGTCATCGCCGTGGCGGGCGACCGGCAGCCGTACTGGGTGTGCGGCTTCTACCTGCTGCTGCTGACGATCGCCGGCCTGGGAGCCACGCTGTTCATGAACAATGTCGCCCAGCACCGGCTGGAGTCGGGGCGGCTGCGCTCGATCCTGTCCGCGGTGGTCTCCACCCGCGACACCTGGCTGCTCTCCCTGCTGTATCTCGGCAGCTTCGGCTCCTTCATCGGCTTCGCGTTCGCGTTCGGCCAGATACTGCAGACCGCCTTTGTCGCAGGCGGCCAAAGCGTCTCGGCGGCCGCGCTGCACGCCGCCGAACTGGCCTTCATCGGGCCGTTGCTGGCCGCGGTGGCGCGCATCTACGGCGGCCGGCTGGCTGACCGCGTCGGGGGCGGTCGCGTCACGTGCGCCGTTTTCGTCGCGATGGTGCTCACGGCCGGAATGCTGATCGGCGTGGCCACGGTCGAGGACCCGCACGCGGGGCCGGTCAGCGGCGGGTCTATGGCCGGCTACGTGGCCTGCTTCATCGCGCTGTTCACTCTCGCCGGGTTGGGCAACGGATCGGTCTACAAGATGATCCCGACGGTGTTCGCCGCCAGCAGCCACCGCCTGGACGTGGACGAAGCCGAGCGCTCGGACTGGGCGCGGGTGATCTCAGGCATCGTCATCGGCTTCGTCGCGGGCGTCGGCACGCTGGGCGGCGTGGGGATCAACCTGGCGTTGCGCGAATCCTTCGTTGCCACGGGGACGATGACATCGGCCTTCTGGGTCTTCCTGGCCTTCTACGTGTTCGCCGCCGGGCTGACCTGGGTCCGCTACGTGCGCAGGCCGCTCGGCGCCCCGTCCGGCGCGGCCTCGGTCACCGCCGGCTGA
- a CDS encoding LppP/LprE family lipoprotein, which yields MILVVLLASACGSKPAPPQASKPDSCKASDGPTADTVRQAIASVPVEVAGSSWVEIARGHTKNCRLHWVQIIPTIAGEATPQQLLFFDHDRPLGPATPNPKAYIVVLPANEDTVTVQYRWQVGNDEPCCPKGSGTVKFQIGADGKLQALGTIPHQ from the coding sequence GTGATTTTGGTGGTTTTGTTGGCCTCGGCTTGCGGCTCGAAGCCCGCGCCACCGCAGGCGTCGAAGCCCGACTCGTGCAAGGCGTCCGACGGGCCCACGGCCGACACGGTGCGACAGGCCATCGCCTCCGTTCCGGTGGAGGTGGCCGGATCGAGTTGGGTCGAGATCGCCCGGGGGCACACGAAGAATTGCCGGCTGCACTGGGTGCAGATCATCCCCACCATCGCCGGTGAGGCGACGCCGCAGCAGTTGCTGTTCTTCGACCACGACCGGCCGCTGGGACCAGCGACACCGAACCCGAAGGCGTACATCGTCGTGCTGCCTGCCAACGAGGACACCGTCACGGTCCAGTATCGGTGGCAGGTCGGCAACGACGAACCCTGTTGCCCCAAGGGCAGCGGCACCGTGAAGTTTCAGATCGGTGCGGACGGCAAGTTGCAGGCGCTCGGCACGATTCCGCACCAATAG
- a CDS encoding ATP-binding cassette domain-containing protein, with amino-acid sequence MRNDAFASPLTVLVGPAQYVFPAGRDITVGHGRGWDVPLDGPGNTPAAPARPELLLRFTGTHWVAIDGGGHGVFLNGARLSTVDIRDGLAIAIGDPQRGPRLVFRVGTPAGPPPRPFVPPPPTQQPTQRLRIPAPRPPAAPPPTPPAPSTGPPSPPPLIPSLQTTPIGVAPPSRPAPVRADAEQTQGRGLIGRMTEATRRLRAGRSFRTGEAVATYRLPLEAGARTAGLAAYRLGLTADGRELLTDVSFTARLGSLTAITGPSAAHNAALLDVLTGTRQLSAGLITVDGHDVAAEPAAMRTRIGIVPREDRLHPQLTVERALRYTAELRLPPDTSTEHRQRVVEQILEELELAPHRATRICKLAPEVRRCAALAVELLSRPTLLVIDEPGAGLDAAQEDHVMTVLRRQADIGCVVVATMTSPTSLTHLNKCDQVVILTPRGTVAFAGPPLQVGAALATTDWSEVLARVAADPDGAQRAFRARQLAQGPPPPPAVAQPWPPPAEPVLTRQLWLVLRRQAYLLLAERLYLVFLVALPFVLAALTLLIPGDSGLKQPNTTTSNPHEAVEILAGLNIAAVIIGIALTVRDLVGERRAFERERAVGLSPSAYLAGKIIFCGVAAAILTAVTFCIVVVAKGKPAHGAVLLFDGAFELYVSVAVTAAVSAIVGLAISTMGKSLTGVVPLAAPVILASLLFAGGLITLVGTWGYDQISWFVPAQWGFAASASTVDLHRLDARAVNVQMWTHYVGWWVFDMVILVAFGAVWAGIARYRLRAHGTAAR; translated from the coding sequence ATGCGCAACGACGCATTCGCCTCCCCGCTGACCGTCTTGGTCGGGCCGGCGCAGTACGTGTTTCCCGCGGGCCGGGACATTACCGTGGGCCACGGCCGCGGGTGGGATGTCCCGCTGGACGGCCCGGGGAACACCCCGGCGGCGCCGGCGCGCCCTGAGCTGCTGCTGCGGTTCACCGGCACCCATTGGGTGGCGATCGACGGTGGCGGCCACGGCGTATTCCTCAACGGCGCCCGGTTGTCGACGGTCGACATCCGCGACGGCCTGGCGATCGCGATCGGCGATCCGCAGCGGGGCCCGCGGCTGGTGTTCCGGGTTGGCACGCCCGCCGGCCCGCCGCCGCGTCCGTTCGTTCCGCCGCCGCCCACTCAGCAACCGACCCAGCGCCTGCGGATTCCGGCGCCCCGACCGCCGGCGGCGCCACCACCCACCCCGCCCGCGCCGTCCACAGGCCCGCCGTCGCCACCGCCGCTCATACCGTCGCTGCAAACCACGCCCATCGGCGTCGCGCCCCCGTCGCGGCCGGCGCCGGTGCGGGCGGACGCGGAGCAGACCCAGGGCAGGGGGCTGATCGGGCGAATGACCGAGGCGACGCGCAGGCTGCGCGCCGGGCGCTCCTTTCGCACCGGCGAGGCCGTGGCCACCTACCGGCTGCCGCTCGAAGCCGGCGCTCGCACCGCGGGCCTGGCTGCCTACCGGCTGGGGCTCACCGCCGACGGACGCGAATTGCTCACGGACGTCTCGTTCACGGCCCGCCTGGGCTCGCTCACCGCAATCACCGGGCCGTCCGCCGCGCACAACGCCGCGCTGCTCGACGTGCTCACCGGGACAAGGCAACTCAGCGCCGGGCTGATCACGGTGGACGGCCACGACGTAGCCGCCGAGCCCGCGGCCATGCGCACGCGCATCGGGATCGTGCCGCGCGAAGATCGCCTGCACCCGCAGCTCACCGTCGAACGGGCGTTGCGATACACCGCCGAACTGCGATTGCCGCCGGACACCTCGACCGAACACCGGCAACGCGTGGTGGAGCAGATCCTCGAAGAGCTGGAGCTGGCGCCGCACCGCGCCACCCGAATCTGCAAGCTGGCGCCCGAGGTTCGCCGGTGTGCGGCGCTGGCGGTCGAGCTCCTCAGTCGACCGACCCTGCTGGTGATCGACGAGCCGGGCGCCGGCCTGGATGCCGCGCAGGAAGATCACGTGATGACGGTGCTGCGCCGCCAGGCCGACATCGGGTGTGTCGTCGTCGCGACGATGACCTCGCCGACGTCGCTCACCCATCTCAACAAGTGCGACCAGGTCGTGATCCTCACGCCCCGCGGCACCGTGGCCTTCGCCGGGCCACCTCTGCAGGTCGGTGCCGCGCTGGCCACCACCGACTGGTCGGAGGTCCTGGCACGGGTGGCGGCCGACCCCGACGGCGCCCAACGCGCGTTCCGCGCCCGTCAGCTCGCGCAGGGCCCGCCCCCGCCGCCCGCGGTGGCACAGCCATGGCCGCCACCCGCCGAACCCGTGCTGACCCGACAACTGTGGTTGGTGCTGCGCCGTCAGGCCTACCTGCTGCTGGCCGAACGACTGTACTTGGTCTTCCTGGTAGCGCTGCCCTTCGTGTTGGCCGCGTTGACGCTGCTCATCCCCGGGGACTCCGGCCTGAAACAACCCAACACGACCACCTCCAATCCGCACGAGGCGGTCGAGATCCTGGCCGGGCTCAACATCGCCGCGGTCATCATCGGCATCGCGCTGACCGTCCGGGATCTGGTCGGCGAGCGGCGTGCCTTCGAACGCGAACGCGCCGTCGGGCTGTCGCCGTCGGCCTATCTCGCCGGCAAGATCATCTTCTGCGGCGTGGCCGCGGCGATCCTGACCGCCGTCACGTTCTGCATCGTCGTGGTCGCCAAAGGCAAACCCGCGCACGGCGCCGTGCTGCTGTTCGACGGCGCATTTGAGTTGTATGTGAGTGTTGCTGTCACGGCGGCGGTCTCGGCGATAGTCGGGCTTGCTATCTCGACCATGGGCAAGTCGCTGACCGGCGTCGTCCCGCTCGCCGCGCCCGTGATCCTGGCGTCGTTGTTGTTCGCGGGCGGACTGATCACGCTGGTGGGAACCTGGGGCTACGACCAGATCTCGTGGTTCGTCCCGGCCCAATGGGGCTTCGCGGCATCGGCGTCCACCGTCGATCTGCACCGGCTCGACGCGCGGGCCGTCAATGTCCAGATGTGGACCCACTACGTCGGCTGGTGGGTGTTCGACATGGTGATCCTCGTCGCCTTCGGCGCGGTGTGGGCCGGGATTGCCCGCTACCGCCTTCGCGCGCACGGGACGGCGGCACGGTGA
- a CDS encoding sulfatase-like hydrolase/transferase → MSERPDIVIVMTDEERAVPPYESADVLAWRDRKLFGRKWFDEHGVSFARHYTGSLACVPSRPTIFTGHYPDLHGVTQTDGIGKTAEDSRMRWLRPGEVPTLGNWFRAAGYDTHYDGKWHISHADLTDPVTGGPLATNDDAGAVDPAAVRRYLDADPLAPFGFSGWVGPEPHGALLANAGIRRDPLIADRVVAWLRDRYARRRAGDPAALRPFLLVASFVNPHDIVLFPLWSLRGPIKPSPVDPPPVPAAPTAGEDLSTKPAAQIAFREAYYSGYGPAPAIGRTYDRNAQRYRDLYYRLHAEVDGPIDRVRRAVTESGSDNAVLVRTADHGDLLGAHGGLHQKWFNLYDEATRVPFVIARVGARATQPRVVTAPTSHVDLVPTLLSAAGIDAVEVAGTLAKSFSEVHELPGRDLMPVVDGAPADEVRAVYLMTRDNMLEGDSGASGLGRRLKQTVNPPAPLRIRIPAHTASNFEGLVVRVDEAGGAGHLWKLVRTFDDPSTWTEPGVRHLAANGLGGEAYRTAPLDDQWELYDLTADPIEADNRWTDPDLHDLRQHLRMQLKQARANSVPERNKPWPYVSRRPPSPSRGRLGRWFAKR, encoded by the coding sequence ATGTCTGAGCGCCCCGACATCGTCATCGTGATGACCGACGAAGAGCGCGCCGTGCCGCCCTACGAGTCTGCCGACGTGCTGGCCTGGCGTGACCGAAAGTTGTTCGGCCGCAAATGGTTTGACGAGCACGGTGTCAGTTTCGCCAGGCACTACACCGGTTCGCTCGCGTGCGTGCCGAGCCGCCCGACCATCTTCACTGGGCACTACCCGGACCTGCACGGCGTCACCCAGACCGACGGCATCGGCAAGACCGCCGAGGACTCCCGCATGCGCTGGCTGCGCCCGGGCGAGGTGCCGACGTTGGGCAACTGGTTTCGTGCCGCGGGCTATGACACCCATTACGACGGCAAGTGGCACATCTCCCACGCGGACCTCACCGACCCGGTAACCGGCGGTCCGTTGGCGACCAATGACGACGCCGGCGCGGTCGACCCGGCCGCGGTGCGGCGCTATCTCGACGCGGATCCTCTTGCGCCGTTTGGCTTCTCCGGCTGGGTCGGCCCGGAACCGCACGGCGCGCTGTTGGCCAACGCCGGGATTCGCCGGGATCCCCTGATCGCCGACCGTGTCGTCGCCTGGCTGCGTGATCGCTACGCGCGCCGCCGCGCCGGCGACCCCGCCGCGCTGCGTCCCTTCCTGCTAGTCGCCAGCTTCGTCAACCCGCACGACATCGTGCTGTTCCCGCTGTGGTCGCTCCGAGGCCCGATCAAGCCCTCGCCGGTGGATCCGCCCCCGGTGCCCGCGGCGCCCACCGCCGGCGAAGATCTGTCGACCAAGCCGGCCGCGCAGATCGCCTTCCGCGAGGCCTACTACTCCGGGTACGGCCCGGCCCCGGCCATCGGCCGCACTTACGACCGCAACGCACAGCGCTACCGCGACCTCTATTACCGGTTGCATGCCGAGGTCGACGGGCCGATCGACCGGGTCCGGCGCGCCGTCACCGAAAGCGGTTCGGACAACGCGGTATTGGTGCGAACGGCTGATCACGGTGATCTGCTTGGCGCCCACGGCGGCCTGCACCAGAAGTGGTTCAACCTCTACGACGAGGCCACCCGCGTGCCGTTCGTCATCGCCCGCGTCGGCGCGCGCGCGACGCAGCCCCGCGTCGTCACCGCCCCGACCTCGCACGTCGACCTGGTGCCCACCTTGCTGTCGGCCGCCGGCATCGACGCCGTCGAGGTCGCCGGCACGCTGGCCAAGTCGTTCTCCGAAGTCCACGAGCTGCCCGGCCGCGACCTCATGCCGGTGGTCGACGGCGCCCCGGCCGACGAGGTGCGCGCTGTCTACCTGATGACCCGCGACAACATGCTCGAGGGGGACAGCGGCGCCTCGGGCCTGGGGCGTCGCCTCAAGCAGACCGTGAATCCGCCTGCGCCGCTACGTATCCGGATCCCGGCGCACACCGCTTCCAACTTCGAGGGTTTGGTGGTGCGCGTCGACGAGGCCGGCGGCGCCGGGCACCTGTGGAAGCTGGTCCGCACCTTCGACGACCCGAGCACCTGGACCGAGCCCGGCGTGCGCCACCTCGCGGCCAACGGCCTCGGGGGAGAGGCCTACCGAACCGCGCCGCTCGACGACCAGTGGGAACTCTACGACCTGACCGCCGACCCGATCGAAGCCGACAACCGGTGGACGGACCCGGACCTGCACGACCTTCGTCAGCACCTGCGGATGCAGCTCAAGCAGGCCCGCGCGAATTCCGTCCCCGAACGAAATAAGCCGTGGCCCTATGTCTCTCGCCGCCCGCCGAGTCCGTCACGCGGCCGGCTGGGGCGCTGGTTTGCCAAGCGCTGA